The following is a genomic window from Zalophus californianus isolate mZalCal1 chromosome 10, mZalCal1.pri.v2, whole genome shotgun sequence.
ggattttggtgagaatttttttttttttttctgtgtcccatTTTTTATGGTTTTGCAGCAGAATGCCTGACATGACACATAATTGTAAATATTCGGTTGTGCAAAAGAGAATAGTGCTTAAGTAcaaatggaaacaatttttttttttttaaataaatacttaaacacGACTCGGGTCCCACAAGCACCCGGACTCGAAGGTCTGTGCGGCGGAGCTGCCAGCCTGTGGACCCACGAAGACCTCCtgattcccctccccccccataaTCAATACACGGAATCTGGTGCCAATGGCTGATCACAATGAGCCCCCTTTGGAACCTTCCCCAGCCCTCTACACATGATCTGGCTGGGACAAGGACCCTGGAATTTCTCGAAGATCAATGGTCCGTAACAGTTACAAGTATTCTACAGGATTGCCTGGGTCCCCACGTCTGGAGGAGGAAGGTCTAGATGACTTTCTTCAACTCGTCATACAGGACCAGCACAAACGCGCCCCCCATGCCCCTCAGGACGTTGGACCACGCGCCCTTGAAGAAGGCTTTGCCCCCTTCGTCTTTGAAGATCTTCCGCCAGCAGTCGATCGTCCCCTTGTACATGATGTCCGCTCCTTTGCGCCCTGACTGCATCATCATCCGCCGCCGCACGGTGTCGAAGGGGTAAGAGACCACGCCCGCCACAGCCGTCACGGTCTGGGCGATCATCCAGCTCACCACGATGTGGGTGTTCTTGGGGTCTGGGAGCATGCCTTTGGCTGTGTGGTAGACGCCAAAGTATGCCGCCCGGTAGATGATGATGCCCTGCACCGAAACGTTGAAACCCTGGTACAGGCCCCATATGCCGTCGGACTTGGTGATCTTCACCAGACAGTCTCCCAGGCCCTTGAACTCCCGCTCGGTGCCGGACTTGCCCACGTCCGCGGCCAGACGGGTTCTGGCGAAATCCAGGGGGTAGACGAAGCAGAGCGAGGTGGCTCCGGCGGCCCCACCCGAGGCCAGGTTGCCGGCAAAATACCTCCAGAATTGCGTGTGCTTGTCCACGCCCCCCAGGAAGATCTGCTTATACTTATCCTTGAAGGCGAAGTTGAGCGCTTGCGTGGGGAAGTAGCGGATGACGTTGGCCAGATTGCCCCTCCAGAAGGACAGCACGCCCTGCTCTTTGGGGATGCGCACGATGCAGTCCACGATGCCCTTGTATTGCTTGTCGGCGGCGATCTGCTTGCTGGCGTGCTGCACCTGCAGCAGCAGCTTGACCCGCTCGATCGGGGCCACGGCCGTCTTGGAGATGGCGGCCGCGATGCCTCCGGCTAGGAAGTCCTTGGCGAAGGAGATGGCCTGCTCCGTCA
Proteins encoded in this region:
- the LOC113933553 gene encoding ADP/ATP translocase 3-like, yielding MTEQAISFAKDFLAGGIAAAISKTAVAPIERVKLLLQVQHASKQIAADKQYKGIVDCIVRIPKEQGVLSFWRGNLANVIRYFPTQALNFAFKDKYKQIFLGGVDKHTQFWRYFAGNLASGGAAGATSLCFVYPLDFARTRLAADVGKSGTEREFKGLGDCLVKITKSDGIWGLYQGFNVSVQGIIIYRAAYFGVYHTAKGMLPDPKNTHIVVSWMIAQTVTAVAGVVSYPFDTVRRRMMMQSGRKGADIMYKGTIDCWRKIFKDEGGKAFFKGAWSNVLRGMGGAFVLVLYDELKKVI